One region of Cydia fagiglandana chromosome 15, ilCydFagi1.1, whole genome shotgun sequence genomic DNA includes:
- the LOC134671305 gene encoding uncharacterized protein LOC134671305: MAYNFDSGQFNKESTPRRLGNWEVPRWAPTRARPLEMRPDPKPICDINGHFLPGAPRGTSRCFGHFTGTWELPRKITRKVAEELAREPPPGRFKDWLNLRVQRPKAAAAAAARMRSGKRSKKDEQKTPEPAETFQDSQKDINDNYTDNEQPEKQDTGHDEDKINGDDPLDLNKTLEPVDADGHGPYVPGALTDPEKRHDNYDLLVKEAVEQIHGPQQDKTEKFWNNVAKNAKDVETMKFKVKSETPKLPAVNVSQNFHFARKMHVGNLEHQPLPDTLGYRNMTKIGEHRDSDIIVKPYAIGWKGYGASGPTCCTKMRVHRPKTCDPKKTDSDKDEAKQRPLTSAPDLGSQSKKPMSLMDLAICWDFRPDDPKREPKPPKHIDGSNGSKAPAVFTMVHTPKEVPEEPIKSGHSNPIFNENRFVQDIGRHPVPYFEKDMSKSKRKDSCEVQYCPQHNGHEREIRSNSSSRRNSPPTPSKPPCDGIHGCGTPSDVSRKSSHDNNGQDKIRQVKEAWNDNDVGKKKNKQYDVNRNRNSLESYEKTPLAQGKLKQSTPDDSMLSRRSTKDGNMPNGNGKHKHCLSCNGTKIPHDIKQKEDYKFAFKAGNPNSVQSGSTSHDSKGIKIPKMRHPYTKKSYTIPTLAPPFSIWRDANATGYPEHWRLASVYQHAYNKPPEQRRKPLISSVYQ, encoded by the exons ATGGCATACAACTTCGATAGTGGTCAG TTCAACAAGGAATCCACTCCAAGGCGCCTCGGCAACTGGGAAGTGCCACGATGGGCGCCCACGAGAGCCCGCCCCCTGGAGATGAGGCCGGACCCCAAACCCATATGCGACATCAACGGGCACTTCCTACCCGGTGCGCCGCGCGGCACTTCGAGGTGCTTCGGGCACTTCACAGGCACTTGGGAGTTGCCTAGGAAGATCACCAGGAAAGTCG CCGAAGAGTTAGCTCGCGAGCCTCCCCCGGGCAGATTTAAAGATTGGCTGAATCTCCGCGTGCAGAGGCCCAAGGCGGCCGCAGCGGCGGCAGCGCGCATGCGCTCCGGCAAGCGCTCCAAAAAGGACGAGCAGAAAACACCTGAGCCCGCCGAGACCTTCCAA GATTCTCAAAAGGATATTAACGATAATTATACTGATAATGAACAGCCAGAAAAACAAGACACTGGTCATGACGAGGATAAAATAAATGGCGATGATCCTCTGGATCTGAATAAGACATTAGAACCAGTTGATGCAGATGGTCACGGGCCTTATGTGCCTGGAGCATTAACAGATCCCGAAAAAAGACACGATAACTACGATCTTTTAGTTAAAGAGGCCGTTGAACAAATCCACGGGCCGCAACAAGATAAAACAGAAAAATTCTGGAACAACGTTGCTAAAAATGCTAAAGATGTTGAGACCATGAAATTTAAAGTTAAGAGTGAAACTCCAAAACTACCCGCTGTTAACGTATCTCAAAACTTTCATTTCGCTAGAAAAATGCACGTTGGCAATTTAGAGCACCAGCCTCTGCCTGACACGTTAGGCTATCGCAACATGACCAAAATCGGGGAGCATAGAGACTCTGACATAATAGTTAAACCTTACGCTATAGGATGGAAAGGGTACGGCGCCTCTGGACCTACATGCTGTACTAAAATGCGCGTTCATAGACCTAAAACCTGCGATCCAAAGAAAACTGATTCCGACAAGGATGAAGCGAAACAAAGACCTTTAACATCTGCTCCCGACTTAGGATCACAGTCTAAAAAACCGATGTCTCTTATGGATCTCGCCATTTGCTGGGACTTTAGACCCGACGATCCTAAAAGAGAGCCAAAACCCCCAAAACACATAGACGGTTCAAACGGTTCAAAAGCGCCAGCTGTTTTTACAATGGTACATACGCCAAAAGAAGTGCCCGAGGAACCCATTAAAAGCGGCCACTCAAATCCCATTTTTAATGAAAACCGATTCGTTCAGGATATCGGTCGTCACCCGGTGCCATATTTTGAAAAAGATATGTCGAAATCTAAGAGAAAGGATTCATGTGAAGTGCAGTACTGTCCGCAACATAACGGCCATGAAAGGGAAATTAGGTCTAATTCTTCTAGCAGGAGAAATTCCCCTCCCACGCCATCCAAACCTCCTTGCGACGGTATTCATGGGTGTGGGACTCCAAGCGACGTCAGTCGAAAATCTAGCCACGATAACAACGGCCAAGACAAAATACGACAGGTTAAAGAAGCTTGGAATGACAATGACGTaggtaaaaagaaaaataaacaatacgACGTTAATCGAAATCGCAATAGCTTAGAATCGTATGAAAAGACACCTCTGGCCCAAGGTAAACTGAAACAGAGCACACCGGATGATTCAATGCTCTCAAGGCGCTCCACAAAAGATGGCAATATGCCTAACGGTAACGGAAAGCATAAGCACTGCTTATCCTGCAATGGGACGAAAATTCCACACGACATAAAGCAGAAAGAGGACTATAAGTTTGCCTTCAAAGCTGGCAACCCAAATTCTGTACAGAGTGGAAGCACGTCTCACGATTCCAAGGGCATAAAGATCCCAAAAATGCGCCATCCATACACAAAGAAATCTTACACGATTCCTACACTCGCTCCTCCGTTCAGTATTTGGCGCGACGCTAATGCAACAGGGTACCCTGAGCATTGGAGACTAGCCAGCGTATACCAACACGCTTACAACAAACCACCGGAGCAAAGAAGAAAACCACTTATATCTAGCGTGTATCAGTGA